From the Stigmatella aurantiaca genome, the window CCTCGATGAGGAAGTGCGTATAGATGTCGTTCCGCAGGCTCTCGTCCTCGCGTGCGGTCTCGCCCCAGTCGCTCGCGGCGAACACCATGGAGGCCCGGGAGGACTCCTCCAGCGGCCGCGCGTAGAAGCCGGACTTGATGCCGGCCAGCTCCACCTCCAGCTCCTGGGGCAGGAGCGACTTGCCGCTGCCGCTGTGGCACGTGGCCAGCACCAGCAGCCGCCGCCGGCTGGGCAACTGCTCGAACTCCGCCTTGAGCGCGTCCATGGAGAGCGCCGTCTGGGGGATGGCACGGTAGGAGGCATCCCGCGTGACGAGGTAGCGGCTCAGCTCGCCCCGGCCATCGCGCGCCAGCGTGCCGTGGGCGGACAGGTACACCAGCACCACGTCATCGGGCCGGGTGGCCTCCCGTTTGAGCTTCCGCAGGGCCGCGAGGATGGCCTCGCGCGTGGTCTCCTCCGGGCGCGTGAGGACACGCACCTGATCGAAGCGGCCACGCGCCGGGTCTCCCAGCACCGCCGCCAGATCCGTGGCGTCCTTCCCGGAGTAGCGCAGGCCGCGCCACTGCGGATCATCGAACGAGGACACGCCCACCAGCAACGCGAACCGCCGGGGGGTGTAGGCGCGCGACAGGTCCGTCGCGTCGAGCTGGAGGGGGACGAGGCCCCCCTTCTCCCGGGACGTGGCGGACGGGCTCGCGCAGGCGGTGAGGATGGCGAGCAGGATGGGGATGAAGCGCTTCACGGCCGGGGAGGAGTTTGTCCTGGTTGGACGCGCACGTCGAACCGCGCCACGGTGCCTGGGGGGACTTCCGTGGCCTCCTCGGAAGGCGCCTCCCCTGCGGCGAAGGCCACCAGCATCAGCGTCAGCGAGCCCTCGTCTCCCTCCAGGCTCACTCCCGCGAGGCCCTGCGGGCCCTCCAGGTCATGCGTCCCGGCTTCCAGGGGAAAGCGGCCGAGCAACTCCGGATGCTGGCCCTCGCGCTGCTGGTAGAGCAGGGCGGTGCCGCTCTCGGTGGCGTGGTAGCGCAGGAGCAGCACGTCCTCCGGGGCCACGGCGGCCCCGGGATCCAACCGGCGCAACTGCCCATCCAGGCCCCGGGCCACCACCGCCAGCTCCAGGGAAATGCGGCCCGGGCCCTTCACCCCGGTCCAGGGCGTCCCCTGGATGGCGGAGGGGGCGCGCAGCGAGGGCACCAGCACCACTGCTAGCAGGCAGGCCGCGAGGGCTCCGGCCATCCATCCCCACTGCCGCGCGGAGGGGGAGGGGAGGCGCCGGGGTGGCTTCAGGGCGCGCACGGGGGGGAGCGGGGCCGGGAGGTCCTCTACCGCGGGAGCGGGGGCGAGCCGCAGCAGCGCGGCGTCCACCTCGCCATCGAGAAGTCCTGGTCCGTCGTGGCGGGCAAGGAAGGTCTCGCAGGCCTCGCAGGGGGCGGCCAGGTGCTCACGGAAGTAGGCGACGGCCTCGGGCTCCCGGGTGGAGAGCGCGTGCATCGCGGCGGCATCCAGGTGTCTCATGTCTCACTCCCACCGTCCGGCGAGCACCCGCTGGAGCAGCTCCCGTTTGATGCGCCCGCGGAAGCGCTCCAGCCGCATCGTCACCGCGCTCTTGCCCACCCCGAGCTGCTCGGCAATCTCCCGCGCCGTGAGATGCCCCTCGATGTAGAACAGGTGCACGGTCGTCTTCTCCTCACCCTCGGGCAGCTCGGCGATGAGCTGGCGCACCACCGCGATGTCCCGCTCCACCTGGAGCGCCTCGGGAAAGGCCGGTACCGCCTCGGGGGCCGGATCCGGCAGTTCCTCTTCCAGCCGCCGGAGGGACGAGCGGCGCTCCAGGCGCGTGCGGGCCCGGTTCCGGGCAATGGCCAGCAGCCACGGCTCGAACGCCGCGGCCTCCTTCAGCCGGGGCAACCCCCGGAACGCCCGCACATAGGCCTCTTGAATGACGTCCTCCACCTCGTCGGCATCCAACGTGCCGAAACCCGCGACCAGCCGCGCCACCAGGGGACGGGTGCGCCGGTACAGCGCATTGAAGGCAGACCTCTCCCCTTGGGCCGCCCGCCGCACCTGGTCCGTGAGTCCCTCTGTTTCACCCACCTGGCCTCCAGACCTCCCGGCGCGCGGATCGGCCACACGCCCGAATTATCCCCCGGCTTTCGCCCTTTCTGGAGGCGAGGCAGGGGCCGGGGGGCTCACTGCATGTAGGTGTCACGCAGACGCTTCAGGAGCGCGGTCAGTTTTCCCACGCCCGGGGCATCGCAGCCGGCAATCTGCGCCCGGTAGCTCCTGTTCTCCAATTCCAAGGTGAGCCAGACGCTGGCATCGGTGACGGTCCCGCAGGGCTGCTCCCCGCGCTCCAGGGTCTCCAGCAAACCGGAGTCCGTGGCGGTCTCCCGGACGTCTTCCAGCGCGTGTGGGGGCAGGAGGACTTCCTGGACGGGCCCGCCGGGAGCATTGAAGCGGTCCACGCGGAAGGTGCCATCGGCCCGCACCTCGTCCGAGCCCTCGCAGTCCATGCCTTCCGAGCAGGGGCCTTGCGCGCTCTCCACGAGGAGCCGCCGGAAGGACTCCGGCTCGGAGCCGCCGCAGGCAAGCAGTCCCACCGTGGCGCCCCCCACGGCGAGGCGGGCCAGGGACCGGAAAACCGAAGCGCGAGGGGCATGCATCCCGCCCCCATACGCCCGCTGCCTCCTCCCCATCAAGCCGCCCCGCAGGACCAGGCCGTGCGCTAATGTGTGCTCCCCATGGCTGATGTGTCTTCGTCTCCCCCCGGAAGTGCCCGGTTTGGCTGGTTGCCGGCGCCAGGCACCTGGAAGTTCCACCTGCTCTTGAGCGCGGTGGCCATCTTCATCCTGGGGCCCCTGGGCGGCGTGGCCGCCTCCTATATGAACTTCAGCCTGGGGTTCTTCGTGGGCGGGCAGGTGCTGGCGGGCATCCTGGGCAGCGCCGTCACGTACGGCTATGGCCCCGAGGGCAAGCACGGCGCCAACTTCATGCAGACGATGGCCGCCTCGGTGGCGTCCCTGTGCGCCATGGCGGTGCTGCTCCAGGCCATGGTGTGGCTGGGCATGCCGCAGCCGCCCGCCTGGCACCTGATGCTCTTCGTCGGGTGCGTGGGCATGTTCGGCGTGGGCGTGGGTATGCTCTACACGCCGCTGCTCGTGGACCGGCTGCAGCTCGACTACCCCTCGGGCTACGCGGTGGCCAACATCCTCCGGGCGCTCACCGACAAGCGCATCCTCAAGGTCTCCATCGCCAAGCTGGGCGGCGGCACGGCCCTGGGCGCGCTGGTGGCCTGGCTCACCGAGACGTCGCGGACCTTGGCGAGCCTAGGGGTGAGCGGCTCCACGTTGGGCGCGGGCATGGTGGTGGGCAGCCGCGTCACGGTGCCAGCCCTCCTGGGCGGCCTGGTGGGCCTGGCCCTTACACCCCCCTTGCGGGAGTGGGGCTGGCTGGGGCCGCAGGATCCGTTTCGCAAGATTGGCTTCCTGGCCGGCCTGGGGATGATCTGCGGCGCCGCCGTGGTCGACCTGGCCCTGCTGGCGCGGCAGGCGGTGGACCGCGTGCGCAACCGGGCGCAGGCGGTGGAAGGCGAGGTGCCCGCTTGGAAGCAGGTGAGCCTGCCCCGGCTGTTCGCGTGGGTGGCCTTCTGGGGCGTGGCGGTGGTGGCCGTGGCCACGCAGCTCCTGAATCAGCCCCTGGGCTTCGTCCTGTTCGGCATGGCGCTGTCGCTGCTCTTCGTGCTCATCAACGGCATCTCCTACGGCATCACCGACCAGAACCCCATCTCCAGCGCCTTCGTCGTCTCGGTGCTGCTGATGTCGATGCTGGGGCTGAAGAACCCGGTGGTGGCGGTGATGTCCTCCAGCATCCTGCTCATCTGCACCTCGGTGGGCTGTGACATGCAGCAGGACCGCTCCACCGGCTGGCGGCTGGGCACGGACCGGACGATCCAGTTCCGCTACCAGGTGGTGGGCATCGTGATGGGCTCGGTGCTGTGCGTGGGGCTGGCGCGCGTCTTCATGACGGCCTACCCCGTGCTGGCCATCAACCAGCTCGACACGCCGGGCGCGGACGTGGGGCAGTGGAACTCGGCGATGACGTACAAGCTCGTGGGCGCCATCCGGAGCCTGGGGGCGCTGTCGGACCACACCCTGAAGGCGCTGGCGGTGGGCCTGGGGCTCGGCTTCGTCCTGGAGGTCGCCCGCAAGGTGCTCCGGGGCAACGCGCGCTACCAGGGGTTCGTGAAGGGCTCGCCCCGGGGCGCCGCGGTGGGGTGGACGATGGACTCGGTGGTGCTGGCGAGCCCCTACGCCTCGTCGTTCGGCGCCTTCGTCAGCCTGCCGTCGGCCATCTGGTTCGGCGTGGGCGGCATCGCCTCGTCGCTCTGGAACACCTGGACGAAGCGCAGCGCCCCCCAGGCCTCGGGAACGCCGGGCGAGGGGGGAGAGGCGGTGCCCGAGGACATGAGCACCACCTCCCTGCTGGGTGGAGGCCTCATCGCCGGCGAGTCGCTCTTCTTCCTCGTCGTGGGGCTCGTCGGCCTGGTGACGCTGCTGGGCTGACGCTACTCCTCGTCCGGCTCCGCGCCGCCCGCGCCCCCCATGCGGGAGATGTCGTCCTTGTTCACCTTGTCCAGGTTGAACTTCCGGGCGCTGGCGAGCATCCGCGCCACGCTCGGGCCAAACTCGGAGGGGCTGTCGTCCTTCTTGAAGCGCAGGAAGTTGATGCGCGCGACGACGAAGTTCTTCAGGTAGGGGTTCTGCAGGCCCCGCTCCTTGAGCGCGGTGACGATGCGGGTCACCTCATCGTCCAGCTCCAGCAGCCGGTCCGCGCGCGCC encodes:
- a CDS encoding RNA polymerase sigma factor encodes the protein MGETEGLTDQVRRAAQGERSAFNALYRRTRPLVARLVAGFGTLDADEVEDVIQEAYVRAFRGLPRLKEAAAFEPWLLAIARNRARTRLERRSSLRRLEEELPDPAPEAVPAFPEALQVERDIAVVRQLIAELPEGEEKTTVHLFYIEGHLTAREIAEQLGVGKSAVTMRLERFRGRIKRELLQRVLAGRWE
- a CDS encoding OPT/YSL family transporter, with product MADVSSSPPGSARFGWLPAPGTWKFHLLLSAVAIFILGPLGGVAASYMNFSLGFFVGGQVLAGILGSAVTYGYGPEGKHGANFMQTMAASVASLCAMAVLLQAMVWLGMPQPPAWHLMLFVGCVGMFGVGVGMLYTPLLVDRLQLDYPSGYAVANILRALTDKRILKVSIAKLGGGTALGALVAWLTETSRTLASLGVSGSTLGAGMVVGSRVTVPALLGGLVGLALTPPLREWGWLGPQDPFRKIGFLAGLGMICGAAVVDLALLARQAVDRVRNRAQAVEGEVPAWKQVSLPRLFAWVAFWGVAVVAVATQLLNQPLGFVLFGMALSLLFVLINGISYGITDQNPISSAFVVSVLLMSMLGLKNPVVAVMSSSILLICTSVGCDMQQDRSTGWRLGTDRTIQFRYQVVGIVMGSVLCVGLARVFMTAYPVLAINQLDTPGADVGQWNSAMTYKLVGAIRSLGALSDHTLKALAVGLGLGFVLEVARKVLRGNARYQGFVKGSPRGAAVGWTMDSVVLASPYASSFGAFVSLPSAIWFGVGGIASSLWNTWTKRSAPQASGTPGEGGEAVPEDMSTTSLLGGGLIAGESLFFLVVGLVGLVTLLG